One window of Nicotiana tomentosiformis chromosome 11, ASM39032v3, whole genome shotgun sequence genomic DNA carries:
- the LOC138901730 gene encoding uncharacterized protein, whose product MSVRDYGHKFNSLARYALDIVHNMRARVHHYVDGLGDHLIIDCRDVSLSDDVDISRTQAFAQTTEDLSRRIRDTHRDREQSKRARTMGSYREPRVDFRPPLHRYPPRSAGSFPPQMQGQRFDRFIESGPGQSSSQPEGRRQERSAQMRQLTPPCTQCGKLHTGQCRQGSSACFHCGQIGHYISRFPGLGRGTPAQPSGFTAASSPSVRAPRPGPQSTQGRGRGRGGGDTSGSSGGQNRFYALTGRQDSEASPDIVTGILTIHSYAIYALMDPGSTFSYITPFITGKLDMRSELLPQPVEVSTLVGDSIVANHLAACYANIDCRAKLVRFHFPGEPVLEWKAFLGHVITGDGIKVDGQKIEAVMTWPRPLNPIENYPTHDLELAAVVFALKIWQHYLYGVHINVFTDHQSLQYLFKQRELNLRQRRWLELLKDYDVDILYHPGKANIVADALSRKSMGSLSHVEADKVKMTKYLYQLASLQVRLVDAEGGRILVQNTAKSSFVTEVKERQHEDPELIKLRESIPQQRQPLFELTGDGVLRYQGRLCVPSVGELRAKILSEAHYSRYAVHPGATKMYRDLQQIY is encoded by the exons ATGAGTGTGAGGGATTATGGCCATAAGTTTAATTCTTTGGCAAGGTATGCACTAGATATAGTACATAACATGAGGGCTAGAGTTCATCATTATGTGGATGGTTTGGGGGATCATCTGATTATAGACTGTAGGGATGTATCCCTATCGGATGATGTAGATATTTCCCGCACACAAGCTTTCGCTCAGACTACAGAGGACCTTTCTCGTCGAATTCGTGATACTCACAGGGATAGGGAGCAGAGTAAGAGGGCTCGTACTATGGGGTCTTATAGGGAGCCACGAGTTGATTTTAGGCCCCCACTCCATCGATATCCACCTCGGTCAGCAGGTAGTTTCCCACCACAGATGCAGGGCCAGCGGTTTGATCGTTTTATTGAGTCAGGACCGGGGCAGAGCTCAAGCCAGCCTGAGGGCCGTCGACAGGAGCGTTCTGCACAGATGAGACAGCTTACTCCTCCATGTACTCAGTGCGGTAAGCTACACACTGGGCAATGTAGACAGGGTTCGAGTGCATGTTTTCATTGTGGGCAGATAGGACATTATATTAGCCGGTTCCCGGGGTTAGGCAGAGGTACACCAGCTCAGCCTTCAGGATTCACAGCAGCCTCTTCACCCTCAGTCCGTGCTCCCCGACCAGGTCCACAGTCTACTCAAGGCCGTGGTAGGGGGAGAGGTGGAGGAGACACCTCAGGTTCTAGTGGTGGCCAGAACCGCTTTTATGCACTCACAGGCCGACAGGATTCAGAGGCATCCCCAgatattgtcacaggtatattgacaatACATTCTTATGCTATTTATGCATTGATGGATCCTGGCTCTACATTTTCatatattactccatttattACTGGTAAGCTTGACATGAGATCTGAGTTGTTGCCACAGCCAGTTGAGGTGTCTACGCTAGTTGGCGACTCTATTGTAGCTAATCAT ttggcagcttgttatgctaatattgattgtcgtgcaaagttggtccgatttcattttcctggtgagcctgtccttgaatggaaag CTTTTCTTGGTCATGTTATTACCGGCGATGGCATCAAGGTTGATGGCCAAAAGATTGAAGCTGTTATGACTTGGCCGAGGCCCTTGAATCCGATAGAG AACTATCCTacgcacgatcttgagttagccgcagttgtatttgccctaaagatttggcagcattatctatatggggttcaTATTAATGTTTTCACCGACCACCAAAGCCTTCAGTATTTATTTAAACAGAGGGAGTTGAACCTACGACAAAGAAGATGGCTAgaattactaaaggactatgatgttgatattttatatcatcccggcaAAGCTAATATTGTTGCTGATGCCCTTAGCCGGAAGTCCATGGGCAGTCTAAGCCATGTTGAAGCTGATAAGGTCAAGATGACCAAATATCTATACCAGCTAGCTAGTTTGCAGGTGCGTTTAGTAGATGCAGAGGGTGGACGCATTCTCGTTCAGAATACGGCAAAATCTTCTTTTGTTACTGAAGTGAAAGAGCGACAACACGAGGATCCTGAGCTTATAAAACTGAGGGAAAGTATTCCACAGCAGCGACAACCTTTATTTGAGCTAACTggagatggagtccttagatacCAGGGCCGCTTATGTGTACCGTCAGTAGGAGAGCTCCGTGCCAAGATTCTTTCGGAGGCCCATTATTCTAGATATGCAGTTCATCCcggagcgacaaagatgtatcgggaccttcAACAGATCTATTGA